One window of the Triticum dicoccoides isolate Atlit2015 ecotype Zavitan chromosome 3B, WEW_v2.0, whole genome shotgun sequence genome contains the following:
- the LOC119282417 gene encoding uncharacterized protein LOC119282417 — protein sequence MAPAAVVGEASGKTTTTGEVSEKKRRRVVLSSLGAMSLRTAMKPEAWTTTGEEGEEQWDQDEREVLEFEEEAWKISAKGGESTTVKLAGEESFSEHDPAGAVIMDDVPSFLR from the exons ATGGCTCCCGCGGCAGTCGTTGGTGAAGCAAGTGGTAAGACAACAACGACGGGTGAAGTTTCAGAAAAAAAAAGACGACGGGTGGTGCTGAGCAGCCTAGGGGCGATGTCACTGAG GACGGCCATGAAGCCGGAGGCGTGGACCACGACCGGCGAGGAGGGTGAAGAGCAGTGGGATCAAGACGAG CGTGAGGTGTTGGAGTTTGAGGAGGAAGCATGGAAGATCTCCGCAAAAGGCGGGGAATCTACCACGGTCAAACTGGCGGGTGAGGAGAGCTTCAGCGAGCACGATCCAGCGGGTGCAGTCATTATGGACGATGTACCATCCTTCTTGCGATAG